CCATCACCACGACCCTGCTTTGCTGCCGCGGGAATAGCAGCGGGAGGGAATCGGCGTTTGCGGCGGGCGCTTCCTTAGTTGCGGGCGCCGTGCCGCAAGCCGCGAAAGCCGCCATGGCGGTGAGGAGGAGTATATTAACGGTAAAGCGCTTTTTCATATTCCACGATCATTTCGTAACGTTTAAATTTTTCATCCTGCAAACCGGTTTCGCTCATCGTCAGCGCTTCCCAGGCGTCGATCACCACGGGGAGCTGCAGGCGGTTTTCCTGGTAAGCCGCGAAGTTGGCGTCGAGGGCTTTGCGGAGCGAGGGGATGATCACTTTTTCCATCGATGCAATCCGCCGGTCCATCTGCCTTATCTCCGCCAGCATGCCGTACAACATGCCTTGCGTTTCCTGCAACATGGCGCTGCGCTCGTTTTCCATTGCGGCGATGTTTCGTTCCATGGATTTGATTTCGGAACGGTACATCCCCCTCGACCACGGCGCTATCGGGATGCTGAGCATCCCCATCACGCTGTACGCTTTCGGCATGCCGGAAGCGAGCGGGAACATATGGTCGAGGCGCACGCGGAAATCGGGCTTCTTTTCCGCCTGCATCGACCGGATACCGAGTTGCATCGTGCGGATGTTTTCTTCCATCTTCCGGATATCCATTCTTGCCGATGCGATCGTTGCCGTATCGTGCACGGTGGGTGAGAAGTGCGGCTCCCAGGTAGTGTCTACCGCGAATTCGGCCATGCCGGGCTGGTTCATCAGGCTGTTCAGCCAGGACCTCGATTTGATGACGATTCCTTCTTCCATGCGCAGCATGTTGGCATTTTCCTCCAGCTTCGCTTCCGCGCGGAAAGCATTGCCCAGCTGCGATTGATTGTAAGGGTACCGCAGCTTTTCGATCTCCAGTATCATATGCATGATCTTCTCATTTTGCTGCAGCAATCGTTGCTTCCGTTCGGAGATTACCCAGGCGTAGTACAGCTTCCGGGCCTGGGCGCGCAGCTCGTTGAGCGTCACGCCGCGGGCGGCCGTTTCAGCGTTCCCCTGCGAAGCGATGAAGCGTTTTTTGGCCTGTTGCTTCGCGGGATTGGGAATGTCCTGTTTCAGCTGCAGCATGATGCTGCCTTTGTCGCGGCCGTCCATCACCATTTGTCCGGGCCAGGGCGTCATGAAAGTTCCCGCGCCGGCCATGGGCGCCATCCAGGCGGTGGCGGCATCTGCGCTGTGCCGGAAACCTTCGGCTTTTTGCCCGTAGCTTTTCAGCAGCAGGTTGTTGCCGTCGATCCGGGCCAGGATGCTGTCGAGCGGCAGCGTTTGCGCGGATGCGGCGCTGGTGAGGAATAGGATGCTAATGGCCGCCAGGATGGATTTCCAGCTTGCCGTATTTGCGTAATTCATATTCTTTCGTCATTAGGAAGATGAGCGGCGTAACCAGCAAAATATGCGTGGAGCTGGTGAGTACGCCGCCGATCATGGGTAATACAATTGGCTTCATCACATCGGTGCCCACGCCGCCGGCCCAGAGCACGGGTATCAGCCCGAAGAGCGACACGCACACGGTCATGAGCTTGGGCCTGAGGCGTTTGGCCGCGCCGTGGATCACATATTCCCGGAGGTCTTGCCGGGTGATGGTTGCAGCGCTGTTGCCTTTGAGCTTTACAAGCTGCTGCATGGCGTCGTTCAGGTAAATCACCATCACGATCCCCGTTTCCACCGCTATCCCGAACAACGCGATAAAACCTACCGCCACGGCCACCGAGAGGTTGGCGCCCCAGATCCAGATCATGTAAGCGCCGCCGATAAGAGCGAAGGGTACGGTGATGAGGCTGAGGAACGCTTCGCGCACCGATCTGAATGCGAAATACAACGAAGCGAAGATGATTACCAGCACGATGGGCGCGATCCAGAGCAAAGTCCGCTGCCCGCGCACCAGGTTCTCGTACTGACCGCTCCATTCGAGGAAATACCCCTGCGGCAATAACCCTTCCTGCCCGCGGAGCTGCTTCATGGCGTCTTCCACGGTGCTGCCCAGGTCGCGGCCACGTACGTTGAACAGCACGGCCCCGCGTAACATGGCGTTGTCGGATGTGATCATCGGCGGACCATCTTCCAGCACCACATCCGCCACCGCGGAAAGCGGTACTTCCCCGAATGCGGGCGATGCCAGCGGGATGCGGCGGATCTGGTCGAGGCTGTTGCGGTAATCCTGCGCCAGCCGCAAACTGATGGAAAACCGCCTGCGCCCTTCGATGGTAGTGCCGATGGGAGCGCCGCCCAGCGCGGTTTCTACGGTGCGGTTCACATCGTCGGCACTGAGCCCGTAGCGCGCCAGGTCATTCCGCCGGATATTCACGCCAAGGTATTTGCCGCCTGTCACCGGCTCCACATAGAGGTCCGTGACCCCCGGCGTGCCCTCCAGTGCGCGGCGCACCCGCTCGGATACGCTGGCGATGGTGTCGAGGCGCTGACCGTAGACTTTAATCCCCACGTCGGTCCGGATACCGGTCGACAGCATATTGATGCGGTTAATGATCGGTTGCGTCCATCCGTTCACTACGCCGGGGATCTGCAGCAGGCTGTCCAGTTCCCGGATGATGGCTTCTTTGTTCTTCCCTTCCCGCCATTCCGATCTCGGTTTGAGCATGATGATGGTTTCGATCATGCTGATGGGGGAGTTGTCGGTAGCAGTCGACGCCCTTCCCGCTTTGCCCAGCACCTTGTCGACTTCCGGTACCGATTTGATAAGCCGGTCCTGCACCTGCAGGATGCGTTTGGCTTCGGTATTGGAGATATCGGGCAGGGTAACGGGCATGAAGAGGATGCTTTGCTCGTCGAGCGGCGGCATGAACTCCGTTCCCAGGCTTTTCAGCAAGGGAATGGCGATGACCAGCGCGGCGATATTGATGGCCAGGGTGGTTTTTCGCCATTTTAATACCACGCGGATAACGGGCTCGTATATTTTCTCGAGGACGCGCGTGACGGGATTGGCGCTGTCGGGCCTGAATTTCCCCTTCATGAAAATGGAAATCAGCGCGGGCGCCAGGGTGATCACCAGCAGCGCGTCCACGATCATGATGAACGTTTTGGTGAATGCCAGCGGGTGGAACAGCTTGCCTTCCTGACCGGTGAGCAGGAACACGGGCAGGAAGGAGGTGATGATGATCACCGTGGCGAAGAACACCCCGCGCGACACCTGCTTGCCCGATTTGGCGATGATATCCAGCCGTTCCTCCTCGCTGATCCAGGAAGGCTCACGACGGAATAACCGTTTTATGAATTTCATGTTGACTGCGATTTTTGTCCGGCCTGCCATTGTGCATACCGTTCGGATAAATGTTTGTACGCGTTTTCGCTCATGATGATCCCGTTATCCACGATCACGCCGATCGCCAGGGCGATGCCCGTGAGTGACATGATGTTGGACGAAATCCCGAAAGCGTTCAGCAGGATGAAGCTGGCCGCCAGCGTGATGGGGATCTGGATGAGGATGCTGAGCGCGCTGCGCCAGTGGAACAGGAAAATCAGCACTACGAGCGACACCACGATCATTTCTTCGATGAGTGTGTGTTTGATGGAACTGATGGATTCCCGGATGAGCTCGCCGCGGTCGTATACGATGTCGAACTTCACGTTGGCGGGCAATCCGCGCGACACTTCCTTCATCTGTTCCTTCACCCGGCCGATCACTTCCGCGGCGTTTTCGCCGTAGCGCATCACCACGATGCCGCCCACGCGCTCGCCCTCGCCGTTCTGGTCGAAGATGCCGAGCCGCGGTTCGCCGGTCATCTGCACGGTAGCCACGTCCGCCACGCGCACAGGCACGCCGTTCACGGTTTTTACCGCGATCTGCTCAATGTCGGCGATGGAGGAGAGATAGCCGGTGGTTTTGATGATGTACCCGATGTCGCTCATTTCGAATTTGCGCCCGCCGGATTCGTTGTTGTTGGCGCGCACGGCCGCGATAACATCGGCCGGCGTGAGGCCGTAATAAAGCAGTTTGTTCGGGTCGGCGGTAACCTGGTACTGCGGCTGGAATCCTCCGAAGGAGGCGATCTCGCTCACGCCTTTTACGTTTTGCAGCGCGAATTTTATATACCAGTCCTGCAACGCCCGCTGTTCGCCGAGGTCCATCCCCGGTGCTTCGAGCGTATACCAGAGGATGTGGCCCACGCCGGTGCCGTCGGGTCCCAGTTGCGGGCTCACGCCTTCGGGCAGGGTGCGGGTGGCGGTGCCGAGCCGTTCGAGCACGCGCTCGCGGGCCCAGTAGATATCGGTATCGTCTTCGAAAATGACGTAAATGAAGCTCATGCCGAACATGGAGGAGCCGCGCACGTATTTGATCTGCGGGAGGCCCTGGAGGTTGGTCACGAGAGGGTAGGTGATCTGGTCTTCCACCAGCTGCGGGCCGCGGCCCATCCATTCGGTGAAAACGATCACCTGGTTTTCGGAAAGGTCGGGGATGGCGTCTACCGGGTTTGTTTTCACGGCATACCACCCCCAGCCGAACAGCAGGGCAGCCAGCACC
Above is a genomic segment from Chitinophaga pollutisoli containing:
- a CDS encoding TolC family protein, which produces MNYANTASWKSILAAISILFLTSAASAQTLPLDSILARIDGNNLLLKSYGQKAEGFRHSADAATAWMAPMAGAGTFMTPWPGQMVMDGRDKGSIMLQLKQDIPNPAKQQAKKRFIASQGNAETAARGVTLNELRAQARKLYYAWVISERKQRLLQQNEKIMHMILEIEKLRYPYNQSQLGNAFRAEAKLEENANMLRMEEGIVIKSRSWLNSLMNQPGMAEFAVDTTWEPHFSPTVHDTATIASARMDIRKMEENIRTMQLGIRSMQAEKKPDFRVRLDHMFPLASGMPKAYSVMGMLSIPIAPWSRGMYRSEIKSMERNIAAMENERSAMLQETQGMLYGMLAEIRQMDRRIASMEKVIIPSLRKALDANFAAYQENRLQLPVVIDAWEALTMSETGLQDEKFKRYEMIVEYEKALYR
- a CDS encoding efflux RND transporter permease subunit, whose translation is MKFIKRLFRREPSWISEEERLDIIAKSGKQVSRGVFFATVIIITSFLPVFLLTGQEGKLFHPLAFTKTFIMIVDALLVITLAPALISIFMKGKFRPDSANPVTRVLEKIYEPVIRVVLKWRKTTLAINIAALVIAIPLLKSLGTEFMPPLDEQSILFMPVTLPDISNTEAKRILQVQDRLIKSVPEVDKVLGKAGRASTATDNSPISMIETIIMLKPRSEWREGKNKEAIIRELDSLLQIPGVVNGWTQPIINRINMLSTGIRTDVGIKVYGQRLDTIASVSERVRRALEGTPGVTDLYVEPVTGGKYLGVNIRRNDLARYGLSADDVNRTVETALGGAPIGTTIEGRRRFSISLRLAQDYRNSLDQIRRIPLASPAFGEVPLSAVADVVLEDGPPMITSDNAMLRGAVLFNVRGRDLGSTVEDAMKQLRGQEGLLPQGYFLEWSGQYENLVRGQRTLLWIAPIVLVIIFASLYFAFRSVREAFLSLITVPFALIGGAYMIWIWGANLSVAVAVGFIALFGIAVETGIVMVIYLNDAMQQLVKLKGNSAATITRQDLREYVIHGAAKRLRPKLMTVCVSLFGLIPVLWAGGVGTDVMKPIVLPMIGGVLTSSTHILLVTPLIFLMTKEYELRKYGKLEIHPGGH
- a CDS encoding efflux RND transporter permease subunit, translating into MIHRIIEWSVRNRVTVLVLAALLFGWGWYAVKTNPVDAIPDLSENQVIVFTEWMGRGPQLVEDQITYPLVTNLQGLPQIKYVRGSSMFGMSFIYVIFEDDTDIYWARERVLERLGTATRTLPEGVSPQLGPDGTGVGHILWYTLEAPGMDLGEQRALQDWYIKFALQNVKGVSEIASFGGFQPQYQVTADPNKLLYYGLTPADVIAAVRANNNESGGRKFEMSDIGYIIKTTGYLSSIADIEQIAVKTVNGVPVRVADVATVQMTGEPRLGIFDQNGEGERVGGIVVMRYGENAAEVIGRVKEQMKEVSRGLPANVKFDIVYDRGELIRESISSIKHTLIEEMIVVSLVVLIFLFHWRSALSILIQIPITLAASFILLNAFGISSNIMSLTGIALAIGVIVDNGIIMSENAYKHLSERYAQWQAGQKSQST